The genomic region TCCTTCGGGAAGCCGGCCGTGTCCACCGCGCCGAAGAAGGACGCCTTGACCGGGAACACGTCGTATGGTGTCGGCTCCCCGATGTAGTCGATCCCCGACCACAGGAACTCGCCCGTGAACCACTTCCGGTCCCGGTCCTTCTTCAGCCCGTACTCGCCGCTCATCGTCCAGGAGGCGAGGTTGTTGTCGTACGAGGAGGTCGCGCGGCGGCCGGGGGTGTGGTTCTCGCCCGTGTTGAGGCGCTCCGGTTCCTGGTACGTCCCGCGGGTGGAGGTCTCGGACGAGGACTCCGACTCGAAGAGGAAGAGGCGCGGATAGCGGGCGTGCAGGGCGTCGACCGAGGCGGCGGTGTTGTAGTTGAGGCCGAGTCCGTCGATCTTGGCGAGCATCAGATCGGCCGGTGAGCCGACAGCGGGCAGGCCGCGGTACTTGTCGGAGCCGATCACGATCGGCCGGGTCGGATCGAGTCGCCGTACGTCGTCGATGAGCCGGTCGGCGATGGCGAGGCCGGCGGTCGACGTCGAGTCGGGGATCTCATTGCCGATGGACCACATGATGACGGCGGGCGAGTTGCGTGCGGCCAGCACCATCTCGCCGATGTCGGCGTCGCTGTGCGCGTCGAAGAACCGCCCGTAGTCGTACGGGTTCTTGCCGCGCCGCCAGCAGTCGAAGGCCTCCACCATCATCACGATGCCGAGCCGCTCACAGGCCGCGATCACCTCGGGAGCGGGCGGATTGTGCGAGGTGCGCAGGGCGTTGACACCCATGCTGCGCATGATTCTCAACTGGCGTTCCACGGCGTCCGCGTTGACGGCCGCACCGAGGGCGCCCAGGTCGTGGTGGAGGTTGACGCCACGGAGTTTGAGGTAACGGCCGTTCAGGGTCAGGCCGTTGTCTGCGTCGACGGTGAAGTGGCGGATACCGAAGGGGGTTTCGTAGGTGTCGGCCGTGCGGCCGTCGACCCGGAGTTCCGTCTTCAGGGTGTAGAGCGTGGGCGTGTCGATGTCCCACGTCCGCGGATCCCGGACGGTGAGGTCGTGCGTGGCGGTCGCAGCGCCGGGTGGCGAAGCCGGGTCCGCGCCGACGGTGACCGTGGACGTCTCGCGGGCCACCGTACGGCCGCGCGGGTCGACGACCGCCGATCTCACCTCGACCCGTCTCGCCTCGCCCGACGCGTTCACGACGCTGGTCCGCGCCCGTACCAGCGCCCGGTCCGTGCCGATCTCCGGTGTCGTCACCTGGGTGCCCCAGCGCTGGACGTGCACCGGGTCGGTGACGACGAGACGGGCCTCGCGGTGGATCCCGCTGCCCGAGTACCAGCGGCTGCTGGGGAGTCGGTTGCGGACCTCGACCGCGACGACGTTCGCGGTGGTGCCGTCCGTGTGCAGCAGATCCGTGAGATCGAGGGCGAACCCCGTGTAACCGTACGGGTGTTGGCCGACGAGGCGGCCATTGCAGTAGACGGACGAGTCCATGTACACGCCGTCGAACTCGACGGAGACCCGCATGTCCGCGTACGCCTTCGGCAGGGTGAAGGCGATGCGGTACCAGCCGAGGCCGCCGGGGAAGAATCCGGTGCCGCTGGTCGTACCGTGCTCCGTGGTGGGGCTGAGCTCGATGCTCCAGTCGTGCGGGACAGTGATCCGGCGCCATGCCGAGTCGTCGTAGCCGGGCTCCGCGGCCCGGGCGTACACGCCGGTGGGGTCGGCGAGGCCCGCCGGGTCGACGAGCGCGAAGCGCCAGCCGTCGCGGAGCGGAACGGTCCGCCCTGCGGTGGCGGCCCGGGCACGGAGGGCGGTTTCCTCGGCCGCCCACGCGTCGGAGGTGCCCGCGAGGACCACGGGAGCCGCCGTACCGGCGATCAGTACGGACCTGCGAGTCACCGTCATGGCGTTTTCCCTTTCGTAAGGGCTCACGTCTGCTCACAACTACTCGCGACCGAACAGATTCTGACAGTGCGACAGGTGCGGCCGTCAAGACTCCGGTAAGCGCTTCCCGTCCCGGGCGTCACATCGGCCCGAATCCCACGGTGGCGAGGGGCCCGGCAGAGGCCGGATGCGGAAGCCGGTGTGCCATGTGCGCAGGCCCCCGACACACTAGGCTGAGACGCAAGTGGCGAGCCTGTTCGCTGTGAGTGTGCGCAATGGAGTGGCGGCGATGACGAGCCACAACGAAGCCTCGGACGACAGCCCGGGGTACCCGTTCGACGAGACCGCCACGGCGCGGGCCGTCATAGACGGCGACGGCATCCTCGTCGAATGGAACGAGGGCGCTCGGCGCCTGCTCGGCCATGCCTCCGCCGAGGTCGTGGGCCGGCCCGCGGCGAACCTGCTGGCCCCGGACGCCGGAGCCGTACGCCCCCCGCCGGCCGGCCACCGCTGGAACGACACCCTCGCGCTGCGGCACCGGGACGGCCGGACCCTCCACGTATGGCTGCTCGCGCACCGACGGCGTCCCGAGCTCGGCGACCACAGCGGCTGGCTCGTCGTGACCCCGCTGGACAACGGCGGGCCGCCGGTTGAGGACGACGTCCTCGCCGGCCGGTTCCTGGACCAGTCACCCTGCGCCACCGCGATCTTCGACGAGCGGCTGCGGCTGCGCCGGGTCAACGCGGTGATGGCCGAGTCGATGGCCCTCCCGGAGGAGCGCATCCGCGGGCTGCGCCTCCCCGAGATCGGCGGCATGCCGCAGAACGAGGAGCTTGAACGCCACATGGTCCAGGTGCTCCTGACCGGGCGGCGCGACGATGTGGAGACGTACCTGGGCTCCCGGGACGGGGCCCGCGCGCGGGCATGGCTGGCCCGGCTGGCGCCGCTCACAGACGCCGAGGGCCGGGTCCTCGGCGTCTGTCTGTCCGCCCATGACTTCAGCCAGCAGTACCTCGCCCGGGAGCGCCTCCAGATCGTGAACGAGGCGAGCGTCCGTATCGGCTCCACGCTCGACGTCACCCGTACGGCCCAGGAGCTGGCCGACGTCTGCGTGCCCGCGCTCGCCGACTTCATCAGCATCGACCTCCTGGACCCGCCGGAACGCGGCGGCGAGCCGTACAGCGGACCGGTGCCCGCCCCCGTGAGCCTGCGCCGCGCCGCCCACCGGTCGGTGAACCCCGGCAATCCGGAGGCCGTGGTCAAACTGGGCCAGGTCGACGTCTACCCCGCGTCCTCACCCCAGGCCGACTCCCTGGTGGCCGGCCGGACCATCGTGGCCACGGATCCCGCGAGCACGCTGGCGGACTGGCTCGCCTGGGATCCGGCCCGCCGCGAGCGCGTCAAGGAGCTCGGCATCCACACGACGATGGCCGTTCCGATCCAGGCCCGCGGGGCGACGCTGGGCGTCGCCGTCTTCACCCGGTTCCGACGCCCCGCCCCCTTCACGGACGACGACGTCCTGCTGGCGGAGGAGGTCACGGCCAGGGCGGCCGTCTGTATCGACAACGCCCGCCGTTTCTCCCGCGAGCGCGAGACCGCGATCGCCCTGCAGCGCAGTCTGCTGCCCCGGACGCTGCCGCGGACGGCCGCCGTCGAGGCGGCCTCGCGCTATCTGCCCGCGGCACGGGCCGGAGTCGGCGGCGACTGGTTCGACGTGATCCCGCTGTCGGGGATGCGTGTCGCCATGGTCGTCGGGGACGTCGTCGGCCACGGGGTCCAGGCCTCCGCCACCATGGGACGGCTGCGGACCGCCGTCCGCACGCTCGCCGACATCGACCTGGCACCGGACGAACTGCTGACCCACCTCGACGACCTCGTTGTCCGGCTCTCCGAGGAGGCGGGCAGCGAGGGAACCACCGGCGAGGTGGGGGCCACCTGCCTGTACGCCGTCTACGACCCGGTCACCCGCGTCTGCACGCTCGCCCGGGCGGGCCATCCGCCACCGCTGATGCTGCCGCCGGACAGCTCACCCGAGGAGATCGACGTACCGTCGGGGCCTCCGCTGGGCGTGGGCGGGCTGCCGTTCGAGTCGATCGAGCTCAGGCTCCCCGAGGACACCGTGCTCGCCCTCTACACCGACGGTCTGCTCGAGAGCCCCGACCGTGACCCGGACGAGAGTCGCGCGGTGCTGAGCCAGGCGCTGGCGCGCGGCTCGGGCTCCCTCGACGAGACCTGCCACGACATCCTCCAGTCGCTGCTCCCGCCGACCGGCGCGTCCGACGACGTGGCGCTGCTGCTCGCCCGGACGAAGGGGCTGCCGACCTCGCAAGTGGCGACCTGGGACATCCCCGCCGATCCCGCCCTCGTCGGCCCGATCCGCAAGCAGGCCGTCCAGCAACTGGACACCTGGGAACTGAGCGAGGCGGCGTTCACGACCGAGCTGGTGGTGAGTGAACTCGTCACCAACGCCATCCGGTACGGCGAGCGCCCCATACGGCTGCGGCTGATCCACGACGACACCACCCTGATCTTCGAGGTGTCGGACTCCAGCCACACCGCGCCGCACCTGCGTCGCGCCAAGACGTTCGACGAGGGCGGCCGCGGTCTGCTTCTGGTCGCCCAGCTCACCCAGCGCTGGGGCAGCCGTCACACCCCCGAGGGCAAGACGATCTGGGCGGAGCTGGCACTGGGCGAGGACTGATCCCGGCCAGGACTAACAAGGACCGATGGGGGCTGGCCAGGGCTGATGACGCTTGAGCGGGTGCGTCAGCTGTCCTGACAGACCGTCGGGTGCACCGCCTGTTCCGACGGACCGTCGTGTCACCGGCCGCCGTCTCCGTGACCTCCCCCGCCACCTCCGTCACCGTCGCCGTCGTGGCCGTCCCAGCCTCCGCCGCCGTACCCGTCGTGGCCGCCGTCGTAGCCGCCTCCTCCGTAGCCGCCGGACCCGCAGTAGTAGCCGAAGCACCAGCTGGGAGCGGGTGCGGGTGTCGTGGGCCGGGGAGTCGGGGGCGCCTGGGAAGGCGTGGGAGACGCCGACGTGGGGGTGGGATCCGGGCTCGGGACGGGTTGCGGCTTCGCCGTGTCGCTGTTCGTGTACGACGTGATCCACTCCATTTGGAGCGAGTCGACCGAGGTGTCGATCTCCCAGCGCTGGGCCTTGCCTTCGTTACGGGTCTTGAGGACCAGCCCCGTCTCCTCCTCCCCCGAAACGGGTGCCAGCGCGAGATTCGGTCGCCCCAGGGGCACGAGGTTTCCCTCAAGGGTGAGGTCGTAGTGGACGGACACCCGACCCTTCTCGCCGTCGCACGGGCCGAGCCTGACGGAGGAGGCGAGCCGGGAGTCGAGGCACAGATCCTTGTCGGCCAGGCTGCGCAGCAGGCCGTCGCTCTCGTACGACCACTGCTGGCGCTCCGAGGAACTACAGGTGGCGAGGACGACCTCCGCGCCCGCGGCCGCCCTGCCGTCGGCGATCCCGAGGCAGTCGCCGCTCCCGACGTTGCGGAGCCGCCCACCGACAGTGCCGGTATCCGCGCCGCCGGTGCCGATCCTGGTCGGCCCGGCATCGGGTTCCGCCGACGCCGCTCCGGTATCCGAGGCGGACGTCTGCCCCGCGTCGCCGCCACCGGACCACAGAGCCAACGGCACGAGCACGCATCCGCTTACGACGAGTACGGCCAGGGCGAGGTTGCGTCGACGCGGGGAGCGCCTGCCGGGCTCGCCCGGGCGGGTGTCCGGATGCGGGGGAAGCCGCACGGCGTGACGCGGACCCGCGTCGGTGAATGAGGCTGCGGCCGGCACCCGGCCGACGGCCCGATGGGAGCCGACAGCCGGGTCGTGTGCCGTACCCGTCTGGGAGCCGACGCCCTGGTCATGGCCCGTACCCACTGGGGAACCGGTAGCCAGGTGAGACCCGGTCACCGGGTCCGGATCGGTACTCGGGCCAACACCGACACCAGCACCAGCACCAGCACCAGCACCAGCACCAGGGCGGGCGCTACCAGCCGGGTGGGTTCCGGTGTCCGAGCGAGCGTCGGAGCCCGGGCGGGAGCCCGTGCCCGAGGGGGCGACACCCTGCCGAGGACTGGGACCCCAGACGGAATCGGCGTCCGAGTCGAGCTCGGCGTCCAACGGACGGCCGGTACCCGGCGGTCGACCGGAGCCCGGACCAGACCAGGAACCGGTACCCGACTGAAGCCCAGTGCCGGGACCGGGCCCGAACCCGGCGCCTGGCTGATACCCGAAGCCCGAACCGGAGCCTGTGCCGGTGCCCGGCCGATGCCCCACGCCCGTGCCCGGCTGATATCCCGAGCCCGGACCCGAACCGGAGCCTGCACCCGGCTGATGCCCCGTACCCGGACCCGAACCGGAACCGGCGCCCGGCTGGTACCCCGTGCCCGGCGCCGAACCCGAACCTGCGCCCGGTCGCTGCCCAATGCCCGTCCGATGTCCCGCGCCATCGCCCGCCCACGGAGCCACCGACACCACAGGACCCGACCCCGTCTCCACCCTCCGGGCCCGGCGGCCAGGCCTGGAATCGAGGTACCGCTGGGCCGCCCACCCGAGTACGCCTTCGGCCAGGAGACCGGCGAGGCGGCCGTCCGACTGGTTCAGCTGGTCGGCCGTGGACTGGCAGTGCAAGCAGCCGGCCATGTGCTGCCGCAGGTCGGGGCAGATCCTGCCGCCGGGCCGGAGCGAGACGTCCAGCAGTCGGCTGTAGCGGCGGCACTCCTCGTCCGGGGCGAGTTCGCGATGGTGCTCCAGGCAGTTCTGGCGCAACAGTTGCCTCGCTCGTTCCAGCGCGGCGTAGGCGTCCTCCACGTCGAGTCCGAGCAGGCGGGCCGGTACCGCGAGTTCCTCGGCCTCGACCTCCGCATGCCACAGAACGCAGCGGGCGGACTCCGGCAGCCGGTGGAACGCGCGGGAAACGAGCCGTCTGTTCTCCGGCGGGAGAAGCCGTGCCGTGGCCCGGACCTTGTCGTACGGGTCGGACCGCAACTCGGGATGGAGCAGCTCCCGGCGTTTGTCCGCGTCCCATTCGCCCGCTATTCGGCGTACGGTGACCAGCAGTTGCGGTCGCCACGCCGACTTCGGTCCGGTATGCCGCACAGATTCGCCGAAGAGCCGGGTGAATGCGGCGGTGGTGAGCATTCCGGCGTACTGTGCACCGTTCGTGCACAGCCGGGCGTACGAGAACACGGGTACCCAGTGCCGGGAGAGCAGTTCCCCGGCGGGATACTGAGCGGGCTTCTTGCCCGCGCCCCGCTTCAGATCTGCCGTGAGCCGTTCGTCCGCCACATCGAACAGACTTCCGGATGTGGCGGAATTCGACGGGGTCGCGTCACTCACGTGCACTTTCCTCCAAAGCCCCAAAGCCCCTGCAGAAATAGTCCATACCAGGCGGTATGGAATGTGCCTGCACGTTGACGGGTGCACCTTTGCACAACGTACCGCTCCGGAACAAGAGAAAGCCACCAACCCCCTTTCCACCCCGCCCCTTTGGCCGAGACAAGGTGCCAACACGAGCCCAGGGCAAAGCGATTCAGAATGGCAAACTCTCAAGTTACCTGAGGTAAGTACCGATTTGACATCCGTGGAGAAGGGGCAGCGCCCGACTATTCGTTGGAATACGCAACCCAAGAGCGGGGAGGGCTGACTCGATGGCGAGACCGGCGATCCACCCCGGTTCACTCTCGCAACAGGCCGTCTGATTCGATCAAACGGAACCGACAATCACTTCCCGAAGGACAAACCCTGAGTTCCACCCTGGCCACAGCCCTTTCCGCCGTTCTCCTCGTGGCGGTTCTTGCCTGTGCCGTGATCCGCCCCTTCGGCCTGCCGGAGGCCACCGTGGCGGTCCCGGCCGCCGGCGTGGTGATCGCGACCGGCGCGATCCCTCTCGACCACGCGCGCGCCGAGGCCGAGCTGCTCGGACCCGTCGTGGGCTTCCTGGCCGCGGTGCTCGTACTCGCCAAGCTCTGCGACGACGAGGGGCTCTTCCAGGCCTGCGGCGCCTGACTGGCCCGTACGTCCAAGGGGCGGCCGCAACGGCTGCTGGCCGCCAACTTCCTTCTCGCCTCGGTGATCACGGCCGTGCTGAGCCTGGACGCCACCGTCGTCCTGCTCACTCCGGTGGTGTTCGCGACCGTGGCCCGGCTCGGCGCCCGCCCCAAGCCCCACGTGTACGCCACCGCCCATCTCTCGAACACCGCGTCGCTGCTGCTGCCCGTCTCCAACCTCACCAACCTGCTGGCGTTCACGGCCAGCGGCCTGAGCTTCACCCGGTTCGCCGTGCTGATGGGCCCCGCGTGGGCCGTCGCCATCACCGCCGAGTACCTGGTCTTCCGGCGATTCTTCGCCAACGACCTGAAGGGCGACACCCCGGAGACGACCACGGTCGAGCCCGTCGAGCCTGTCAAGCCCGTCGAGCTGCCCGTGTTCGCGCTGGCCACGGTCGCCTGCACCCTCGCGGGCTTCGTCGTGGCGTCCGCGATCGGCATCGAACCTGCCTGGGCGGCGCTGGCCGGGGCGCTCGTCCTGGCCGGCCGGGCACTGGTCCGCGGGCACACCACACCGCTCGCCGTCGTGCGCGCCACCTCGCCGGGCTTCCTCGCCTTCGTCCTGGCGCTCGGGATCGTGGTGCGTGCCGTGGTCGACAACGGCCTCGCGGACACGCTCGGCCAGCTGGTCCCCGACTCGGCGAGCCTTCCGGCACTGCTCGGCATCGCGGCCCTCGCCGCCGTCCTGGCAAACCTCATCAACAACCTGCCCGCGGTCCTGGTGTTGCTCCCCCTGGCCGCCGTGGCGGGCCCCGGCCCGATCCTCGCCGTACTGCTCGGCGTGAACATCGGCCCCAATCTCACCTACGCCGGATCACTGGCCACACTGCTGTGGCGGCGCATCGTGCATCAGCACGAACACGACGTCGATCTCGGCGAGTTCACCCGTCTCGGCCTGATCACCGTGCCCGCCGCCCTGATCCCGGCCGTGGTGGCCCTGTGGCTCTCGCTGCGGGTTTTCGGAGGCTGACGCCCCCACCTCACCTCGATGGGGTCGGCGGTCACGCCCCGTCCAGGCGTGCGCGCGGTCCGCCCGGTTCGCACGCCCGCCCCGTTCACGTCCGGAGCATTGACGGTGTGACATGGCCATGCAATGCTCCATTCTGGGAGCGCTCCCACCCCATTCCGTCGTCCCCACGAGACGGTATCCATGGACCCGTTCCAGACACCGGGAGGCGCTCCATGCTCACGTTCCCGCACGTGCACCGCCGCCCCACGAGACGCCGTACGAGAAAACGCACGACGACCGCCCTGCTGACGGCTGCCCTGCTCTGCGGCGGGCTGGCTCTCGCGCCAGGTGCGACCGGGCTGCCGTCGACCGTGCTGCCGTCCGTGGCGGACCCGGCCGCCACCGCGACGACACCCGTTCGGGTCAACCAGGCGGGCTATCTGCCGGACGGTCCCAAGCGCGCCACGGTGGTCACCTCTGCCGCCCGGCCGCTGACCTGGCAGTTGCGCAGCGCGTCGGGCGCCGTGACCGCCTCCGGCCGGACCGTCGTACACGGCGCGGACGCGGCATCGGGCGAGGCGACCCACACCGTGGACTTCTCCGCGTACCGGAGGTCGGGCTCGGGGTTCGTCCTCGTGGTGGACGGGCAGAACAGCGCGCCCTTCGACATCCGCGCGGACCTCTACGACAGCCTGCGCTCGGACGCGATGGCGTTCTTCTACCACCAGCGCAGCGGCACACCGATCGAGGCCTCGCTGGTGGGTCCCGCCTATGCGCGACCGGCCGCGCACATCGGCGTCGCCCCGAACCAGGGCGACACGAACGTGCCCTGTCAGGCGGGGGTGTGCGACTACACCCAGGACGTGCGGGGCGGCTGGTACGACGCGGGCGACCACGGCAAGTACGTCGTCAACGGCGGGATCTCCGCCTGGCTGCTCGTCGACTCCTTCGCGCGGGCCGAGCGGGCGGGGACCGAGTCCGCGCTCGGTGACTCGACCCTGCGGATCTCCGAGCGCGGCAACGGGGTCCCGGACGTGCTGGACGAGGCACGCTGGGAGCTCGACTTCCTGATGCGGATGCAGGTGCCGGACGGCAAACCGTACGCCGGTATGGCCTTCCACAAGATCCACGACGCGGCCTGGACGGGCATCCCGACCCGCCCCGAACTGGACTCCCAGCCGCGCGAGTTGCACCGCCCGTCCACCGCGGCCACGCTCAACCTCGCCGCCACGGCGGCGCAGTGCGCGCGTGTCTTCAGGCCGTACGACTCCGCGTACGCGAAGCGGTGTCTGCGCGTGGCCCGCACGGCGTGGACCGCGGCGAAGGCCAACCCCGCGCTGTACGCCCCGGAGTCGGACAGCACGGGCGGCGGCCCCTACAACGACACCCAGGTCACGGACGACTTCTACTGGGCGGCGACCGAGCTGTACGCGGCGACCGGGGAGCGTGCCTACCGGAACGCGGTCACCTCCTCGCCCTGGCACACCTCGTCCGGCGCGCTCACGCCGACCGGCTTCAACTGGGCCGACACCGCGGCGCTCGGCCGACTGACCCTGGCGACCGTGCCGAACGGGCTGCCCGCCTCCGACATCAGGCGCGTGCGCGCGTCCGTGACCGCCGCGGCCGACGGACACCTCGCCATGATGGCGGGCCAGGGCTACGCGGTGCCCATCCCCGCGAACGGGTACGTGTGGGGTTCCAACAGCCAGGTCACCAACAACGCGATCGTCATGGCCACCGCCTACGCGCTGACCGGCCGACAGCGGTACCGCGCCGGGGTGTTGGAGTCGATGGACTACCTGCTGGGCCGCAACACCCTCAACCTCTCCTATGTCACCGGCTACGGCGACACGTACGCCCGCAACCAGCACCACCGGTTCTGGGCGAACCAGTACGACGCCTCGCTGCCGAACCCGCCGGCGGGTTCCCTCGCGGGCGGCCCCAACAGCGGTCTGCAGGACCCGGTGGCGCAGGAGCACCTGCCCGGGTGCTCCCCCGCGGCCTGCTACATCGACGACATCGGCTCGTACTCCACCAACGAGGTGACGGTCAACTGGAACGCCCCGCTGGCCTGGCTGGCGGCCTTCGCCGCCGAGCGCTGCCCGCCGCGCGACTAACGGTCGTCAGCGGCGGAGCCCGGCCCGGTACGCGCCGGGCGGGGCGCCGTAGCGCTGCCGGAAGACGCGGTTGAAGTGGAACGGGCTGCTGAAGCCGGAGGCCGCGGCGACCCGTTCCACCGGCAGGTCGGTGGCTTCCAGAAGCCGCGCGGCGTGCAGCAGGCGGGCGGCCAGCAGTGCCCGCATCGGGGACCGGCCGAGCTGCTGGGTGAAGAGGTGCGCGAAGCGGGATGCCGAGAGCGAGACCCCCGCGGCCAGGGATTCCACGGTGTGCGGGGCGCCCGGGTCGGCCGCGATGAGCGCCTCGGCCTGCCGGATCCGTACGTCGAGGCCGGACCGGTTCGGTTCCCCTCGTGCCGTGGCGGTGGCGAGGAGGACGACCGACTCCAGCGAGCAGAGGGCGAGCTCGCGGGCGGTGGTTCCGTGGGCCACGGCGACGCGGCCGTCCTCGGGCTCGTCCTCCGGTGGCGGCCCCTCACCGGTCCACCGGGCGTCCGCGAGCATCCGCCGGAACGCCGACTCCAGTCGTGCCCGCACGCCGTCCGGGACCGGTGTGACGGCATACAGCCGGTCCCCGAGCGCGTACGGCCGCAGCCAGTCCGTCCAGGTCGGCCGTGCCTGGCAGTGCGCCCACCAGAACGCCCAGTGCCGCGCGCCCCGTGCGACCGCGTAGTGGTGGGGCACGTCCGGGCCGAGGACGACGAGGTCCCTCGCGCCCGCATCCGTCTCCGCTGCTCCCTGGGCCAGCCGGCCCTCACCGCCGGTGGTCCAGATGAAGAGCCAGCTGTCGGCGCCCCCCGGCCGGCTGACGCTGTAGCCGGGATGCTGGTCGAAGCGGCCGACCGTCACCAGGCCGGGCGGCGGGGACGGGGCAGCAGGCTCGGGCAACTGGTCAGCACGCACAGGCATCCTCCCGGAAGGCGCTCCTGCCTAGCGTGGGGCATACGGGACACCGACGCGAAGGGACCGCCGCATGACAGTCACGGGCAGGGGCACGAAAGCGGACGCGGGCGCGGAGGCGCTCACGGGCCCGGGCGCGGGCGCGGGCGGGGACGTCGTCCGGCGTTTCGAGGAGGACGGCTTCACTGTGGCGCGCGGGCTGTTCGGCTCGGGCGAGATCGACGCGCTGTGCGCCGAGTTCGACGTGCTGCACGCCGGCGGACCGGTTCCCGGGCACTTCGAACCCCGCGCGACCGGGACGACGGGCCCGGCGGACCCGCTGCACGCCTACCCCCGGGTCATGAACCCGCACCGCGTCAACGACCTGGCCCTGCGCCACCTCCTCGAACCCAGGCTGCGGGACATCCTCGAACTCCTCCTGGGCGAGGAGGTGTTGGCGGCGCAGAGCATGTTCTACTTCAAGCCACCGGGCGCCCGCGGGCAGGCACTGCACCAGGACAACTTCTATCTGCGGGTGGAGCCGGGTACGTGTGTGGCGGCCTGGGTCGCCTGCGATGTGATCGACAGGGAGAACGGCGGCCTTGAAGTGGTCCCCGGCACCCACCGCATGGACGTGTTCTGCCCCGAGGAGGCCGACGAGGGGCTGTCGTTCGCCCGCGAGTACGTACCGCCGCCGCCCGGACTGTCCGCCGTGCCGGTCGACATGGAGCCGGGGGACGTCCTGTTCTTCAACGGCAGCCTGGTGCACGGCTCCCAGCCCAACCGCACCACCGACCGCTTCCGCCGCTCGTACATCGGCCACTACGTGGGCCGCTCCGCGGAGCGCATCGGCCGCTTCTACCCCACCCTGTCGATGAGCGGGGAGCCCGTCCCGCTGCGGGAGAGCGAGGGCGCGGGCCCGTGCGGCACGGAGTTCGAACCGACGGGCCCGCACTGAAGCCGCCGCCAGACACGCGCTTCAGGAGCGCAGCAACTCCGCAGCGCCCAGGTCGAGTACGCCGTCGTGCCAGGTCAGCCCGCGCAGATCGCGTACGACGACGGGGGCGCCGGTGTCCAGGCCGCGCGGCCCGACGCCGATGACGTACGCCCCGGCCGCGGCCCCCGCCTCGGCACCGGCGGCGCTGTCCTCGAAGACGACCGTGCGCGCCGGGTCCGCGCCCAGCTTTCCGGCGGCGGCCAGATAGCCGTCGGGGGCGGGTTTGCCGTGGCTGACGTCGTCCGCGGTGATGAGCACGGGCGGCAGGGGCAGCCCCGCGGCGGCGATACGGGCCCGGGCGAGCGCGGTGACTCCGGAGGTCACCACGGCCCAACTGCCCCGCGGCAGGCTCGTCAGCAGGCCGAGGGCGCCGGGCAGCGCGGTCGTGGTGGCCGCCGCCTCGATCTCCAGGCGGTCGATCTCGGCGAGGGCGGCGGTCCGTTCCCCGGGGTCGGGCACCAGCAGCGCCACGGTGTCGGCGGAGCGCCTGCCATGGACCATGGCGGTGACCTTGTCGGCGGACAGGCCACGGGCGCGGGCCCACTGGCTCCATGCCTGGTCGACGCCCAGGTCGGAGTCGACCAGTACGCCGTCGTTGTCGAACAGGAGGCCCTCGCAGGGGATGTTCACGGCCTCGCCTTTCGGATGACAGGACGGTTGCGGTAGCGGCCGACGAG from Streptomyces sp. NBC_00878 harbors:
- a CDS encoding ricin-type beta-trefoil lectin domain protein, whose protein sequence is MSDATPSNSATSGSLFDVADERLTADLKRGAGKKPAQYPAGELLSRHWVPVFSYARLCTNGAQYAGMLTTAAFTRLFGESVRHTGPKSAWRPQLLVTVRRIAGEWDADKRRELLHPELRSDPYDKVRATARLLPPENRRLVSRAFHRLPESARCVLWHAEVEAEELAVPARLLGLDVEDAYAALERARQLLRQNCLEHHRELAPDEECRRYSRLLDVSLRPGGRICPDLRQHMAGCLHCQSTADQLNQSDGRLAGLLAEGVLGWAAQRYLDSRPGRRARRVETGSGPVVSVAPWAGDGAGHRTGIGQRPGAGSGSAPGTGYQPGAGSGSGPGTGHQPGAGSGSGPGSGYQPGTGVGHRPGTGTGSGSGFGYQPGAGFGPGPGTGLQSGTGSWSGPGSGRPPGTGRPLDAELDSDADSVWGPSPRQGVAPSGTGSRPGSDARSDTGTHPAGSARPGAGAGAGAGAGVGVGPSTDPDPVTGSHLATGSPVGTGHDQGVGSQTGTAHDPAVGSHRAVGRVPAAASFTDAGPRHAVRLPPHPDTRPGEPGRRSPRRRNLALAVLVVSGCVLVPLALWSGGGDAGQTSASDTGAASAEPDAGPTRIGTGGADTGTVGGRLRNVGSGDCLGIADGRAAAGAEVVLATCSSSERQQWSYESDGLLRSLADKDLCLDSRLASSVRLGPCDGEKGRVSVHYDLTLEGNLVPLGRPNLALAPVSGEEETGLVLKTRNEGKAQRWEIDTSVDSLQMEWITSYTNSDTAKPQPVPSPDPTPTSASPTPSQAPPTPRPTTPAPAPSWCFGYYCGSGGYGGGGYDGGHDGYGGGGWDGHDGDGDGGGGGGHGDGGR
- a CDS encoding glycoside hydrolase family 9 protein; translation: MLTFPHVHRRPTRRRTRKRTTTALLTAALLCGGLALAPGATGLPSTVLPSVADPAATATTPVRVNQAGYLPDGPKRATVVTSAARPLTWQLRSASGAVTASGRTVVHGADAASGEATHTVDFSAYRRSGSGFVLVVDGQNSAPFDIRADLYDSLRSDAMAFFYHQRSGTPIEASLVGPAYARPAAHIGVAPNQGDTNVPCQAGVCDYTQDVRGGWYDAGDHGKYVVNGGISAWLLVDSFARAERAGTESALGDSTLRISERGNGVPDVLDEARWELDFLMRMQVPDGKPYAGMAFHKIHDAAWTGIPTRPELDSQPRELHRPSTAATLNLAATAAQCARVFRPYDSAYAKRCLRVARTAWTAAKANPALYAPESDSTGGGPYNDTQVTDDFYWAATELYAATGERAYRNAVTSSPWHTSSGALTPTGFNWADTAALGRLTLATVPNGLPASDIRRVRASVTAAADGHLAMMAGQGYAVPIPANGYVWGSNSQVTNNAIVMATAYALTGRQRYRAGVLESMDYLLGRNTLNLSYVTGYGDTYARNQHHRFWANQYDASLPNPPAGSLAGGPNSGLQDPVAQEHLPGCSPAACYIDDIGSYSTNEVTVNWNAPLAWLAAFAAERCPPRD
- a CDS encoding helix-turn-helix domain-containing protein → MPVRADQLPEPAAPSPPPGLVTVGRFDQHPGYSVSRPGGADSWLFIWTTGGEGRLAQGAAETDAGARDLVVLGPDVPHHYAVARGARHWAFWWAHCQARPTWTDWLRPYALGDRLYAVTPVPDGVRARLESAFRRMLADARWTGEGPPPEDEPEDGRVAVAHGTTARELALCSLESVVLLATATARGEPNRSGLDVRIRQAEALIAADPGAPHTVESLAAGVSLSASRFAHLFTQQLGRSPMRALLAARLLHAARLLEATDLPVERVAAASGFSSPFHFNRVFRQRYGAPPGAYRAGLRR
- a CDS encoding phytanoyl-CoA dioxygenase family protein, with the protein product MTVTGRGTKADAGAEALTGPGAGAGGDVVRRFEEDGFTVARGLFGSGEIDALCAEFDVLHAGGPVPGHFEPRATGTTGPADPLHAYPRVMNPHRVNDLALRHLLEPRLRDILELLLGEEVLAAQSMFYFKPPGARGQALHQDNFYLRVEPGTCVAAWVACDVIDRENGGLEVVPGTHRMDVFCPEEADEGLSFAREYVPPPPGLSAVPVDMEPGDVLFFNGSLVHGSQPNRTTDRFRRSYIGHYVGRSAERIGRFYPTLSMSGEPVPLRESEGAGPCGTEFEPTGPH
- a CDS encoding HAD-IA family hydrolase, whose protein sequence is MNIPCEGLLFDNDGVLVDSDLGVDQAWSQWARARGLSADKVTAMVHGRRSADTVALLVPDPGERTAALAEIDRLEIEAAATTTALPGALGLLTSLPRGSWAVVTSGVTALARARIAAAGLPLPPVLITADDVSHGKPAPDGYLAAAGKLGADPARTVVFEDSAAGAEAGAAAGAYVIGVGPRGLDTGAPVVVRDLRGLTWHDGVLDLGAAELLRS